Below is a window of Pyrobaculum aerophilum str. IM2 DNA.
GAGCTCCACGCCCTCAACATAGCCCATCACTACCACATGTCTATTATACGTCAAGGGCTCGGGCACTAAGCCGCCGCCCTCAAAAACACGCTGGAGGGCAAAAAACTCGGCTAGTGCTGACAGTCTTGTTTCAAAAACTTCAGCCAAGTGTTTATACCTCGCCACTTTTGATCTGAAAGGCTCTTCATATCTAAACGCCGAGACGCCGCCTCTGTGGAATTTTATAGCCACTTTATAGCCAGAGGGCGTCTCCCCGGCATACACCACAGACTCTTTGCCAATACCTATAGGCGTGGGAGATATTTTAACTACTTTTCGCTGCACGCGCAAGGTGTGTAGCGCCAAGACGTCATATCCCAGCGCCGTGATTTTCCATCCCTTGTACGGAGCTAAATTTCTTCTTAAAAACCCGTAATAGTGGAGACGTCTTATGCTGTCTAACACCTCCTCTCTCCTATACCTCGCCCACTTCGTTATCAACTCCTCAGGCACAAATTCATATCTCCTGTGTCCAACTTCAATTACTCTCAGAACTCTGAGATCCCTCTTAGAAAGCTCGTGATATGCCCGTACAAGGCTCTTAATCACTAATATAAATAGTCATGTGAATATATAAAATATGAGGAGAGTAGTGACTCTAGTATCTAAGGAACAGGCAGAGGTAGGCCACCGCTTTCGCGTATTCAGCATACCAGAAGAGTGTAAAGACTGCAGGCTCTACCCCGTGTGTATGGGAAGGCTGGCGCCGGGAAGGAGTTATAAAGTCGTCGAAGTGAGGCCTTCAATGGGCCAGCGGTGTAAGATTACAGACGGCGAAATGGTCCCGGTTGTGGTGGAAGAGGCGCCGGTGATTGGCCTGCTACCTCTCAATAAAGCTCTTGAGGGCGTTGTGGTGACTTTCGAAGAGGAGTGCGCCGGGTGTGAGGGGTGTCCCAGCGATGTGGTCAAGAAAGGCGAAAAGATCAAAGTGGTTAAAATCGTAGGGAGGAAGAGGTGCAGAGGTAGGGAATTCGCTATCGTTGAGTTCTACGTCGTATCACCGCCTTCACCCTCAGGATCAAGTATCTCAGCGACTTCTCAAGGCCCTTCTCGCGCGCCTCCTTCACGACGTCTTTTAAAATAGACTTGGCCTCGGCGATCTTACCCTCGAGGGCTAACCTCTCCGCCTCTCTTAATTGAGTTATCAACTTTGCGGCAGTTGCGTACACCTCCTCAGCCATGAGGCGGTAAAAGATCACTCTTTAAATGTTTTAAGTGGGCTTAATTTACCCGTCTGTGGATAGAGTGGCCCTGTATATCAAAAACCTCGAAGAGGCTCTTGATAGCCTAGTACTGAGGGATGGCTCATACAAACATATAGTAGATCTCGCAAAGGCGTACTTAAAAGACTCCAAGTATTATTACTCCACTGGCGATAGGGAGACTGCCCTAGCTACAGTTTCCTATGCCGAGGGCCTACTGGATGCGCTAAAACTCATGGGCGTCGCTGATTTTAAGTGGAAAAAGCCCAGTGAAATAAAGAATGTAAAGAGAGTAATGGTCGCCGGCACGTTTGAAATTATCCACCCAGGCCATTTAGAATATCTTAAAAAGGCGTGGAACATGGGATACGTCATAGCTGTTGTCTCCTCCGATGAAAACGCCGAGAGGGCTAAAAAGAGGAAGATAATTATCCCTCAACAACAACGGGCTGAGGTATTAGCCTCACTTTACTACGTCCATGACGTTGTTCTAGGGCGCCCAGGCAATATTTTTGATATTTTCCACTCTGTAAAGCCCGATATAGTATTGTTAGGACCTAACCAAGGCGTGTCTGAAAGCGTGGTAAGAGAAGAGGCGAAAAAACGCGGCGTCGAGGTCGAGGTGATCAGACTGGAGAATTTAAAAAACTGCGAGCTGTGTAGCACGACTAAAATTATTGAAAAAATTCTCTCCACGTTTAATGCCGCCAATAAATATTGAGGCCGCCAGGCGGATCCAAGAGCGCTTAGCTCGACAAGTGACGTATGCGCCGCTACCTCCAGTTGAGACTGTTGCTGGACTTGACGTGGCGTACTCCGGCAGTTTGGCCTTCGGCGCCGCCGTTGTGGTAAAGAGGACGACGCTTGAAGTTGTGGAAACTGCGTGTTCCGTGTCGAGAATTGTAGTGCCTTATGTCCCCACATTCTTGGCGTTTCGAGAGCTCACTCCAATGCTGAGGGCTTATATAAAACTCAAGAGTAAGCCCGACGTAATTCTCGTGGACGGTCACGGCGTGGCCCACCCCAGG
It encodes the following:
- a CDS encoding serine/threonine-protein kinase RIO2; amino-acid sequence: MIKSLVRAYHELSKRDLRVLRVIEVGHRRYEFVPEELITKWARYRREEVLDSIRRLHYYGFLRRNLAPYKGWKITALGYDVLALHTLRVQRKVVKISPTPIGIGKESVVYAGETPSGYKVAIKFHRGGVSAFRYEEPFRSKVARYKHLAEVFETRLSALAEFFALQRVFEGGGLVPEPLTYNRHVVVMGYVEGVELYRLSQGDFKKIADDVILTLGVALRLGIVHGDLSPYNIIVGNRSYVIDWPQWVPLGYNNYELHLQRDLNNIAKFFKRYQVEIPVDELLKTAREAEDSGGKFLLEINKTTFL
- a CDS encoding UPF0179 family protein, whose amino-acid sequence is MRRVVTLVSKEQAEVGHRFRVFSIPEECKDCRLYPVCMGRLAPGRSYKVVEVRPSMGQRCKITDGEMVPVVVEEAPVIGLLPLNKALEGVVVTFEEECAGCEGCPSDVVKKGEKIKVVKIVGRKRCRGREFAIVEFYVVSPPSPSGSSISATSQGPSRAPPSRRLLK
- a CDS encoding DUF357 domain-containing protein; amino-acid sequence: MDRVALYIKNLEEALDSLVLRDGSYKHIVDLAKAYLKDSKYYYSTGDRETALATVSYAEGLLDALKLMGVADFKWKKPSEIKNVKRVMVAGTFEIIHPGHLEYLKKAWNMGYVIAVVSSDENAERAKKRKIIIPQQQRAEVLASLYYVHDVVLGRPGNIFDIFHSVKPDIVLLGPNQGVSESVVREEAKKRGVEVEVIRLENLKNCELCSTTKIIEKILSTFNAANKY
- a CDS encoding endonuclease V, translated to MPPINIEAARRIQERLARQVTYAPLPPVETVAGLDVAYSGSLAFGAAVVVKRTTLEVVETACSVSRIVVPYVPTFLAFRELTPMLRAYIKLKSKPDVILVDGHGVAHPRRFGIASHIGVVLKKPTIGVAKSRLYGEEVGDKLVDPATGEVLALIIKCGGKKYVSVGSYATLDEAAGLVAQLCKSGDVYPLRLAHELANKLKKAHLPDDKDRDSCP